One window of the Azospirillum sp. TSH58 genome contains the following:
- a CDS encoding copper chaperone PCu(A)C yields MKKHAVALAALIALTAGTALAHGFKAGPVDIEHPWARATAPSAPNGSAYMVLSTHGPDSDRLLSASTPVADKAELHTHLMDNGVMKMRQVDAIEVSPGSPTALQPGGLHVMLFGLKQPLAPGKAFPLTLTFEKAGPVTVQVDVQSAGSAAPSHGGAGGPQAGGTQHKH; encoded by the coding sequence ATGAAGAAGCACGCCGTGGCGCTCGCCGCGCTGATCGCCCTGACCGCCGGCACCGCGCTGGCCCATGGTTTCAAGGCCGGGCCGGTCGACATCGAACATCCCTGGGCGCGCGCCACCGCGCCCTCGGCCCCGAACGGCTCGGCCTACATGGTGCTGAGCACCCACGGCCCGGACAGCGACCGCCTGCTGTCGGCCAGCACGCCCGTCGCCGACAAGGCGGAGCTGCACACCCACCTGATGGACAACGGCGTCATGAAGATGCGCCAGGTCGATGCCATCGAGGTGTCGCCCGGCTCGCCGACCGCGCTGCAGCCCGGCGGCCTGCACGTCATGCTGTTCGGCCTGAAGCAGCCGCTCGCTCCGGGCAAGGCGTTCCCGCTGACGCTGACCTTCGAGAAGGCCGGGCCGGTGACCGTCCAGGTGGACGTGCAGAGCGCCGGGTCCGCCGCGCCGTCCCACGGCGGTGCCGGCGGGCCGCAGGCCGGCGGCACGCAGCACAAGCACTGA
- a CDS encoding ATP-binding protein translates to MNAPILVFAPQGRDAEVIRLVLDEVGMTARICADLPALCDGLAQDVTALILSEGALPGAGMEPLIARLEAQPPWSDLPVLVLTARGNRSASKARWAQLQRLGNVTLLDPPLHAEALQSAARSAARTRSRQYRTRALLADIERANDELESRVAERTRALQSEMQERRKAEEALQQAQKMEAVGQLTGGIAHDFNNLLQVMLGNLHRLQTTLRADDPLLRHVAMAVTAGDRAAALTRHLLAFARRQPLMPRSLDMNALVAAMSGLIQQSVGESIRVETVLADGLWRTWADANQVESALLNLAINARDAMPDGGRLRIETSNAVLDETVSDPQGDILPGRYVLLRITDTGIGMPPDVLERAFEPFFTTKPIGQGTGLGLSQLYGFARQSGGHAAIRSQSGRGTSVSLYLPQHDGVDGADSAAPAAEAEPQDRSRNDETILVVEDEALVLMLWVEALEGQGYHVLQAAEPESAIAILESDAAIDLLVTDVGLPGMTGRDLATLARGLRPGLKVLFVTGYAHYAALEPDSLGPGTRMLSKPVGVDTLQTTVRALLDGDSA, encoded by the coding sequence ATGAACGCCCCGATCCTCGTGTTCGCCCCGCAAGGCCGGGACGCGGAGGTCATCCGCCTCGTGCTGGACGAGGTCGGCATGACCGCGCGGATCTGCGCCGATCTGCCGGCCCTGTGCGACGGCCTGGCGCAGGACGTCACGGCGCTGATCCTCTCCGAAGGCGCGTTGCCGGGGGCGGGGATGGAGCCCCTGATCGCCCGATTGGAGGCCCAGCCGCCCTGGTCGGATCTGCCCGTTCTGGTGCTCACCGCGCGCGGCAACCGGTCGGCCAGCAAGGCGCGGTGGGCCCAGCTCCAGCGGCTCGGCAACGTCACGCTGCTGGACCCGCCCCTGCACGCCGAGGCGCTGCAAAGCGCGGCGCGGTCCGCGGCGCGGACCCGCTCGCGCCAATACCGCACCCGGGCGCTTCTGGCCGACATCGAGCGGGCCAACGACGAGTTGGAAAGCCGGGTGGCGGAGCGGACCCGGGCCCTGCAAAGCGAGATGCAGGAGCGCCGGAAGGCCGAGGAGGCGTTGCAGCAGGCCCAGAAGATGGAGGCGGTCGGCCAGCTCACCGGCGGGATCGCCCACGACTTCAACAACCTGCTGCAGGTCATGCTCGGCAACCTGCACAGGTTGCAGACCACGCTGCGTGCCGACGACCCGCTGCTGCGGCACGTCGCCATGGCCGTCACGGCCGGCGACCGCGCCGCGGCGCTCACCCGGCATCTTCTGGCCTTCGCCCGGCGCCAGCCGCTGATGCCCCGCAGCCTGGACATGAACGCCCTCGTCGCCGCCATGAGCGGCCTGATCCAGCAATCCGTCGGCGAGTCGATCCGGGTGGAGACGGTGCTGGCCGACGGGCTCTGGCGGACCTGGGCGGACGCCAATCAGGTCGAAAGCGCCCTGCTCAACCTCGCCATCAACGCCCGCGACGCCATGCCGGACGGCGGGCGCCTGCGCATCGAGACGAGCAACGCCGTCCTCGACGAGACCGTCTCCGACCCGCAGGGGGACATTCTTCCCGGACGCTACGTCCTGCTCCGCATCACCGACACCGGCATCGGCATGCCGCCGGACGTCCTGGAGCGGGCCTTCGAGCCCTTCTTCACGACGAAGCCGATCGGCCAGGGCACCGGCCTCGGCCTGAGCCAGCTCTACGGCTTCGCCCGTCAATCGGGCGGGCACGCGGCGATCCGGTCGCAATCCGGCCGCGGCACCTCCGTCAGCCTGTATCTTCCGCAGCACGACGGTGTGGACGGCGCCGACAGCGCGGCCCCCGCTGCGGAAGCGGAACCGCAGGACCGGTCCCGCAACGATGAAACCATCCTGGTCGTCGAGGACGAGGCCCTTGTCCTCATGCTGTGGGTCGAGGCTCTGGAAGGGCAGGGATACCACGTCCTGCAGGCCGCCGAACCCGAGTCGGCGATCGCGATCCTGGAGTCCGACGCGGCGATCGACCTCCTGGTCACCGACGTCGGGCTGCCCGGAATGACCGGGCGGGATCTGGCGACCCTGGCGCGGGGGCTCCGTCCCGGGCTGAAGGTTCTGTTCGTGACCGGCTACGCGCATTACGCCGCTCTCGAACCGGACAGCCTTGGACCGGGCACGCGGATGCTCAGCAAGCCGGTCGGCGTGGACACCTTGCAGACCACCGTCCGCGCCCTGCTGGACGGGGATTCGGCCTGA
- a CDS encoding DUF47 domain-containing protein — MLLLRAIRSMMPKEERVIEQFIEQARHIVDAAAALEAVMQAGPEERADRTATLKRIEKDADRVAKDAGRGLHRAFITPFDRSEIQALINALDDCIDLMDEVPRLAALYGIETFDDRMMRMAAIGRRQAALLSEVMPLLTKISVHADRILHICGQISDLEDEADEILRDAMKSLIAERPEMIDFLGRREVYELLEAVTDRCDDVGDLIEGITLDQA; from the coding sequence ATGCTGCTGCTGCGCGCCATCCGCTCCATGATGCCGAAGGAAGAGCGGGTCATTGAGCAATTCATCGAGCAGGCCCGCCACATCGTCGACGCCGCCGCCGCCCTGGAAGCCGTCATGCAGGCCGGTCCGGAGGAGCGCGCCGACCGCACCGCGACGCTGAAGCGGATCGAGAAGGACGCCGACCGCGTCGCCAAGGACGCCGGGCGCGGGCTGCACCGCGCCTTCATCACGCCCTTCGACCGGTCGGAGATCCAGGCGCTGATCAACGCGCTGGACGACTGCATCGACCTGATGGACGAGGTGCCGCGCCTCGCCGCGCTCTACGGCATCGAGACCTTCGACGACCGGATGATGCGCATGGCGGCGATCGGCCGCCGTCAGGCCGCCCTGCTGTCCGAGGTCATGCCGCTGCTGACCAAGATCTCCGTCCACGCCGACCGCATCCTGCACATCTGCGGCCAGATCTCCGACCTGGAGGACGAGGCCGACGAGATCCTGCGCGACGCCATGAAGTCCCTGATCGCCGAGCGTCCGGAGATGATCGACTTCCTGGGCCGCCGCGAGGTCTACGAACTGCTGGAAGCCGTCACCGACCGCTGCGACGACGTGGGCGACCTGATCGAAGGCATCACCCTGGATCAGGCGTAA
- a CDS encoding thiamine pyrophosphate-binding protein, which produces MKTGGQLIVDALEAQGVERVFCVPGESYLAVLDALHDSPIRTINARHESGAAMMAEAEGKLTGRPGICFVTRGPGATNAAPGVHVAQQDSTPMILFIGQIERGMRGRDAFQEVDYTLMFGGMAKWVAEIDSADRVPEMVSRAFHTALAGRPGPVVLVLPEDMLVETADVAAARPAQPVDSAPTPAQVAEVGRLLAGAKRPLVIAGGSRWTEDAVASLHVFAETFALPVAVTFRRQMLFDHAHPNYAGDIGLGINPKLVALVKDADVILLLGGRFSEVPSQSYGLLGIPETGKTLIHVHPGAEELGRVYNPDLAINATPGGFLDAVAGLEAPASPAWAGQAETAHAAYTAWSEPPATIPGDVQMGAVMSWLRDTLPDDAILTNGAGNYATWVHRFWRFRRFATQAAPVCGSMGYGLPAAVAAKLLHPERDVVCFAGDGCFQMTGLEFGTAVQEGANLIVLVIDNGMYGTIRMHQEREYPGRVSGTALTNPDFAALARAYGGHGETVERTEEFAPAFERARAAGRPALLHVRLDPEALTPNRSLSDIRAAGRQR; this is translated from the coding sequence ATGAAGACCGGAGGCCAGTTGATCGTCGATGCGCTGGAGGCGCAGGGCGTCGAGCGCGTGTTCTGCGTGCCGGGCGAAAGCTACCTCGCCGTGCTGGACGCGCTGCACGACTCCCCGATCCGCACGATCAACGCCCGCCACGAGAGCGGTGCGGCCATGATGGCGGAGGCCGAGGGCAAGCTGACCGGCCGGCCGGGCATCTGCTTCGTCACCCGCGGCCCCGGCGCCACCAACGCCGCGCCGGGCGTGCATGTGGCGCAGCAGGACTCCACCCCGATGATCCTGTTCATCGGCCAGATCGAGCGCGGCATGCGCGGGCGCGACGCCTTCCAGGAGGTCGACTACACCCTCATGTTCGGCGGCATGGCCAAGTGGGTGGCGGAGATCGACAGCGCCGACCGCGTGCCGGAGATGGTCAGCCGCGCCTTCCACACCGCGCTCGCCGGCCGTCCCGGCCCGGTCGTGCTGGTGCTGCCGGAAGACATGCTGGTGGAGACGGCGGACGTCGCCGCCGCCCGCCCGGCCCAGCCGGTGGACAGCGCCCCCACCCCCGCCCAGGTCGCCGAGGTCGGGCGGCTGCTCGCCGGGGCGAAGCGCCCGCTGGTGATCGCCGGCGGCTCCCGCTGGACCGAGGACGCGGTGGCCTCGCTGCACGTCTTCGCCGAGACGTTCGCGCTGCCGGTGGCCGTCACCTTCCGCCGCCAGATGCTGTTCGACCACGCGCACCCGAACTACGCGGGCGACATCGGGCTGGGCATCAACCCGAAGCTGGTCGCCCTGGTGAAGGACGCCGACGTGATCCTGCTGCTCGGCGGCCGCTTCTCGGAGGTGCCGTCGCAGAGCTACGGGCTGCTCGGCATCCCGGAAACCGGCAAGACGCTGATCCACGTCCATCCGGGGGCGGAGGAACTGGGCCGCGTCTACAACCCCGACCTCGCCATCAACGCCACGCCGGGCGGCTTCCTCGACGCCGTCGCCGGGCTGGAGGCGCCGGCCTCCCCCGCCTGGGCCGGGCAGGCCGAGACCGCGCACGCCGCCTACACCGCCTGGAGCGAGCCGCCGGCCACGATCCCCGGCGACGTCCAGATGGGCGCCGTCATGTCCTGGCTGCGCGACACCCTGCCCGACGACGCCATCCTGACCAACGGCGCCGGCAACTACGCCACCTGGGTCCACCGCTTCTGGCGCTTCCGCCGCTTCGCCACGCAGGCGGCGCCGGTCTGCGGCTCGATGGGCTACGGCCTGCCCGCCGCCGTCGCGGCCAAGCTGCTGCATCCGGAGCGGGACGTGGTCTGCTTCGCCGGCGACGGCTGCTTCCAGATGACCGGGCTGGAGTTCGGCACCGCCGTGCAGGAGGGCGCCAACCTCATCGTGCTGGTCATCGACAACGGCATGTACGGCACCATCCGCATGCACCAGGAACGGGAGTATCCGGGCCGCGTGTCCGGCACCGCCCTGACGAACCCGGACTTCGCCGCGCTCGCCCGCGCCTATGGCGGCCATGGCGAGACGGTGGAGCGGACGGAGGAGTTCGCCCCGGCCTTCGAGCGCGCCCGCGCCGCCGGCCGGCCGGCCCTCCTGCACGTCAGGCTCGACCCCGAGGCCCTGACGCCGAACCGCAGCCTGTCCGACATCCGCGCCGCCGGGCGCCAGCGCTAA
- a CDS encoding aldehyde dehydrogenase family protein — MQHRDLLSRLGLELPADGAGLSVRSPIDGAALGVAPVTPASEIPEVAARAQRAFEAWRSVPAPRRGELVRLLGEELRDAKEDLGRLVTLEMGKIFQEGLGEVQEMIDICDFAVGLSRQLYGLTIASERPGHAMRETWHPMGPCAVISAFNFPVAVWAWNAALALVCGDPVIWKPSEKTPLTALACQRIFERAVARFGDAPADLLQVVNGGREVGEALVASPLVPIVSATGSTRMGREVALKVAERFARPILELGGNNAMIVAPSADLDMAVRAIVFSAVGTCGQRCTTLRRLIVHKDVRDTLLPRLKAAYASVPIGNPLESGVLVGPLNDKGAYEGMQRALEQAKADGGVVTGGGRALAEQYPDAWYVQPAIVEMPGQTDIVRHETFAPILYVLTYETLEEAIALQNAVPQGLSSCIFTTDIREAESFLSASGSDCGIANVNIGPSGAEIGGAFGGEKETGGGRESGSDAWKAYMRRQTATVNYSRALPLAQGIKFEIAG; from the coding sequence ATGCAGCACCGCGATCTTCTCTCCCGCCTCGGCCTTGAGCTTCCCGCCGACGGGGCCGGCCTGTCCGTCCGCTCGCCCATCGACGGCGCCGCGCTGGGCGTGGCGCCGGTCACCCCGGCGTCGGAGATCCCGGAGGTGGCCGCCCGCGCCCAGCGCGCCTTCGAGGCGTGGCGCTCCGTCCCGGCGCCGCGCCGCGGCGAGCTGGTCCGCCTGCTGGGCGAGGAGCTGCGCGACGCCAAGGAGGATCTCGGCCGTCTCGTCACGCTGGAGATGGGCAAGATCTTCCAGGAGGGCCTGGGCGAGGTCCAGGAGATGATCGACATCTGCGACTTCGCGGTCGGCCTGTCCCGCCAGCTCTACGGCCTGACCATCGCGTCGGAGCGTCCGGGCCACGCGATGCGCGAGACCTGGCACCCGATGGGTCCCTGCGCGGTGATCTCCGCCTTCAACTTCCCCGTCGCGGTCTGGGCCTGGAACGCCGCCCTGGCGCTGGTCTGCGGCGACCCGGTGATCTGGAAGCCGTCGGAGAAGACGCCGCTGACCGCGCTCGCCTGCCAGCGCATCTTCGAGCGCGCCGTGGCCCGCTTCGGCGACGCCCCGGCGGACCTGCTGCAGGTCGTCAACGGCGGGCGCGAGGTCGGCGAGGCGCTGGTCGCCAGCCCGCTGGTCCCCATCGTGTCGGCCACCGGCTCGACCCGCATGGGCCGCGAGGTCGCGCTGAAGGTGGCCGAGCGCTTCGCCCGCCCGATCCTGGAGCTGGGCGGCAACAACGCCATGATCGTGGCGCCGTCGGCCGACCTCGACATGGCGGTGCGCGCCATCGTCTTCTCGGCGGTGGGCACCTGCGGCCAGCGCTGCACCACGCTGCGCCGCCTGATCGTCCACAAGGACGTGCGCGACACGCTGCTGCCGCGCCTCAAGGCCGCCTACGCCTCCGTTCCCATCGGCAACCCGCTGGAGTCCGGCGTTCTGGTCGGCCCGCTGAACGACAAGGGCGCCTATGAGGGCATGCAGCGCGCGCTGGAGCAGGCCAAGGCCGACGGCGGCGTGGTGACCGGCGGCGGCCGCGCGCTGGCGGAGCAGTATCCCGACGCCTGGTACGTGCAGCCGGCCATCGTCGAGATGCCGGGCCAGACCGACATCGTCCGCCACGAGACCTTCGCCCCGATCCTCTACGTCCTGACCTACGAGACGCTGGAGGAGGCCATCGCGCTTCAGAACGCGGTGCCGCAAGGCCTGTCCTCCTGCATCTTCACCACCGACATCCGCGAGGCCGAGAGCTTCCTGTCGGCGTCCGGCAGCGACTGCGGCATCGCCAACGTCAACATCGGCCCGTCGGGCGCGGAAATCGGCGGCGCCTTCGGCGGCGAGAAGGAGACGGGCGGCGGGCGCGAGTCCGGGTCCGACGCCTGGAAGGCCTACATGCGCCGCCAGACGGCCACGGTGAACTACTCCCGCGCCCTGCCGCTGGCCCAGGGGATCAAGTTCGAGATCGCCGGCTGA
- the gcvA gene encoding transcriptional regulator GcvA: MGLQRRLLPSMSALSAFEAAARTGSFTAAAQELALTQGAVSRQIKALEDQLGVPLFVRRDQRVTLTPAGESYAAEVREALHRVGAATLRVMTAPQGGVLKLAVLPTFGTRWLVPRLPAFQAAHPQVIIHFMTKMEPFDFRSEDLDAAIHFGAADWPGAVCERLMEEEVLPLCAPSFLAAHPIRAAADLVALPLLHTTSRPEAWRDWFAAQGIERHEGAGMFFEQFSTTAQAAITGLGVALLPTLLVQAEMRDGALVPALDRPYRNPDRAYHLVHPPSRAHHPPLVAFREWLLGACEAADAIASARTANTA; the protein is encoded by the coding sequence ATGGGTCTGCAACGCCGCCTTCTCCCGTCCATGAGCGCGCTCTCCGCCTTCGAGGCGGCGGCGCGCACCGGCAGCTTCACCGCCGCGGCGCAGGAGCTGGCGCTGACCCAGGGCGCCGTCAGCCGGCAGATCAAGGCGCTGGAGGACCAGCTCGGCGTCCCGCTGTTCGTGCGCCGCGACCAGCGGGTGACCCTGACCCCGGCCGGCGAATCCTACGCGGCGGAGGTGCGGGAGGCGCTGCACCGCGTGGGGGCGGCGACGCTCAGGGTCATGACCGCGCCGCAGGGCGGCGTGCTGAAGCTGGCCGTCCTGCCGACCTTCGGCACGCGCTGGCTGGTGCCGCGCCTGCCCGCCTTCCAGGCGGCCCACCCGCAGGTCATCATCCATTTCATGACGAAGATGGAGCCCTTCGACTTCCGGTCAGAGGATCTGGACGCCGCCATCCATTTCGGCGCCGCCGACTGGCCCGGCGCCGTGTGCGAGCGGCTGATGGAGGAGGAGGTCCTGCCGCTCTGCGCCCCGTCCTTCCTGGCCGCCCACCCGATCCGCGCGGCGGCGGACCTCGTGGCCCTGCCCCTGCTGCACACCACCAGCCGGCCGGAGGCCTGGCGGGACTGGTTCGCCGCCCAGGGCATCGAGCGGCATGAGGGCGCCGGCATGTTCTTCGAGCAGTTCTCCACCACCGCCCAGGCGGCGATCACCGGGTTGGGGGTGGCGCTGCTGCCGACCCTTCTGGTCCAGGCCGAGATGCGGGACGGGGCGCTGGTTCCGGCGCTGGACCGGCCCTACCGGAACCCGGACCGCGCCTATCACCTCGTCCACCCGCCATCCCGCGCGCACCACCCGCCGCTGGTGGCGTTCCGGGAATGGCTGCTGGGGGCCTGCGAGGCCGCGGATGCGATCGCTTCCGCGCGCACCGCCAACACGGCGTGA
- a CDS encoding DMT family transporter: MTATEKALSASSSGRAGIAWMLLTTLLFVTQDATLRVLVQTYPFAEVAWARFAVHLAIAFVVVALRSPSHLIARRPGMQILRSTLLAVLTLLAAVSYKILPFVDVAAIANVAPVLVAVLSVPLLKEKVGWRRSLGVFGGFIGAMIIIGPASLVFQWAILLPLAAALCNALYQIVTRLLRGGDSTLTTFFYTSMAGTVLCGLLLPFGWTTPDLTGAALMIMLGALGACSHYCLIRAYSVADAATVAPFGYTTLIWAVLYGLLVFGEPPSASTLAGGLVIVAAGIYIFHREQVRAREAASKDVVKEAAKGG, encoded by the coding sequence ATGACCGCCACCGAAAAGGCGCTCTCCGCCAGCTCCTCCGGGCGGGCGGGCATCGCCTGGATGCTGCTCACCACGCTTCTGTTCGTGACGCAGGACGCGACGCTGCGCGTCCTCGTGCAGACCTATCCCTTCGCGGAGGTCGCCTGGGCGCGCTTCGCGGTGCATCTGGCCATCGCCTTCGTCGTGGTGGCGCTGCGCTCCCCCAGCCACCTCATCGCCCGGCGCCCGGGGATGCAGATCCTGCGCTCCACGCTGCTGGCCGTGCTGACCCTGCTGGCGGCGGTGTCCTACAAGATCCTGCCCTTCGTCGATGTGGCGGCGATCGCCAACGTGGCCCCGGTCCTGGTCGCCGTCCTGTCCGTTCCGCTCCTGAAGGAGAAGGTCGGCTGGCGGCGCTCCCTGGGGGTGTTCGGCGGCTTCATCGGGGCGATGATCATCATCGGCCCGGCCAGCCTCGTCTTCCAGTGGGCGATCCTGCTGCCGCTGGCCGCCGCGCTGTGCAACGCGCTCTACCAGATCGTCACGCGGCTGCTGCGCGGCGGCGATTCCACGCTGACGACCTTCTTCTACACCAGCATGGCCGGGACGGTGCTCTGCGGGCTGCTGCTGCCCTTCGGCTGGACGACGCCGGACCTGACGGGGGCGGCGCTGATGATCATGCTCGGCGCGCTGGGGGCGTGCAGCCATTACTGCCTGATCCGCGCCTACTCGGTGGCGGACGCGGCGACGGTGGCGCCCTTCGGCTACACGACGCTGATCTGGGCGGTGCTCTACGGCCTGCTGGTCTTCGGGGAGCCGCCCAGCGCCTCGACCCTCGCCGGTGGTCTGGTGATCGTCGCCGCCGGCATCTACATTTTCCACCGCGAGCAGGTGCGGGCGCGCGAGGCGGCATCGAAGGACGTGGTGAAGGAGGCGGCGAAGGGGGGCTGA
- a CDS encoding ATPase domain-containing protein yields the protein MSEPTKTDKILTGIPEFDLILRGGLPRARLHLLEGAPGTGKTTIALQFLLKGLCDGRRGLYVTLSETETELRASARSHGWSLDGIGIFELVPLEAQLDRQQSVLYPSEVELGETMRLITDRIEADKPDLVVIDSLSELRLLAQDQLRYRRQILALKQYLQGRQCTTLVLDDLTSQTGSMELHSLMHGVVSLEQIERSYGAARRRLRIAKMRGSEYQSGWHDFAITPGNVLIFPSLIADEHKTRFEPTVASSSLSGLDELMGGGLTRGTTTMLVGPSGVGKSSIALQYVMAAVRRGEHAAYFSFDESFETLALRSTALGIDIEEAVRKGELGWERANPSRLSPGQFVWQVRRQVEDEKARVVVIDSLNSYLSTMPEEQALILQMHELLSYLNNQGVVTILILAQQGIVGDIQNPVDLSFMSDTVVLLRFFEAAGEVLKAISVVKKRTGIHELAIREFRLFPDGMQVGPQLLEFQGVLTGVPSYGGSSDPLLRGRSGTG from the coding sequence GTGTCGGAGCCGACCAAGACGGACAAGATCCTGACCGGAATTCCAGAATTCGACCTGATCCTGAGGGGTGGGCTGCCGCGCGCGCGGCTTCATCTTCTGGAAGGCGCGCCGGGAACCGGCAAGACGACCATCGCGCTTCAGTTCCTTTTGAAAGGGCTGTGCGACGGCAGGCGCGGCCTTTACGTGACCCTGTCGGAAACCGAGACGGAGCTGCGCGCCTCGGCCAGAAGCCACGGTTGGTCGCTGGACGGCATCGGCATCTTCGAACTCGTCCCGCTGGAGGCGCAACTCGACCGCCAGCAGAGCGTGCTCTATCCGTCCGAGGTGGAACTGGGCGAAACCATGCGCCTGATCACCGACCGGATCGAGGCCGACAAGCCGGACCTCGTGGTGATCGATTCCCTGTCCGAGCTGCGCCTGCTCGCCCAGGACCAGCTCCGCTACCGGCGGCAGATCCTGGCGCTGAAGCAGTATCTGCAGGGACGCCAGTGCACCACCCTGGTGCTGGACGACCTGACCAGCCAGACCGGCTCCATGGAGCTGCACAGCCTGATGCACGGCGTGGTCAGCCTGGAGCAGATCGAGCGCTCCTACGGCGCGGCGCGGCGGCGGCTGCGGATCGCCAAGATGCGCGGCTCCGAGTACCAGAGCGGCTGGCATGATTTCGCCATCACGCCGGGCAACGTGCTGATCTTCCCGAGCCTGATCGCGGACGAGCACAAGACCCGGTTCGAGCCGACCGTGGCGTCGAGCAGCCTGAGCGGGCTGGACGAGCTGATGGGCGGCGGCCTGACGCGGGGCACGACGACGATGCTCGTCGGCCCGTCGGGCGTGGGCAAGTCGTCGATCGCCCTGCAATATGTCATGGCGGCGGTGCGCCGCGGCGAGCACGCCGCCTATTTCTCCTTCGACGAATCCTTCGAGACCCTGGCGCTGCGCAGCACCGCGCTCGGCATCGACATCGAGGAGGCGGTGCGCAAAGGGGAACTGGGCTGGGAGCGCGCGAACCCGTCGCGCCTGTCGCCGGGCCAGTTTGTCTGGCAGGTCCGCCGTCAGGTGGAGGACGAGAAGGCGCGCGTCGTGGTGATCGACAGCCTGAATTCCTATCTCAGCACGATGCCCGAGGAACAGGCGCTCATCCTCCAGATGCACGAGCTGCTGTCCTATCTGAACAACCAGGGCGTCGTGACCATCCTCATCCTCGCCCAGCAGGGCATCGTCGGCGACATCCAGAATCCGGTGGACCTGTCCTTCATGAGCGACACGGTGGTCCTGCTGCGCTTCTTCGAGGCGGCGGGGGAGGTGCTCAAGGCGATCTCGGTGGTCAAGAAGCGCACCGGCATCCATGAGCTGGCGATCCGTGAATTCCGCCTGTTCCCCGACGGCATGCAGGTCGGTCCGCAGCTTCTGGAGTTCCAGGGCGTGCTCACCGGCGTGCCCAGCTATGGCGGTTCGTCGGACCCGCTGCTGCGCGGGCGGAGCGGGACGGGCTGA
- a CDS encoding SDR family NAD(P)-dependent oxidoreductase, whose protein sequence is MSRKLDGRIALVTGATSGIGLAAAKRFAAEGAVVYLTGRRRSELEAAVAAIRAAGGTATGVQADSSDLADLDRLYAQIHSEAGRLDVLYANAGGGGMLPLGAITEEQYEDTFNRNVKGVLFTVQKALPLLGRGASVILAGSTTGSMGTAAFSVYSASKAAVRNFARSWILDLKDRGIRVNTLSPGPIRTPGLVELAGPDAAQQQGLVDYLAAQVPLGRVGDPDEIAKAAVFLASDDSSFVNGVELFADGGMAQV, encoded by the coding sequence ATGTCACGCAAGCTCGACGGCAGGATCGCCCTCGTCACCGGCGCCACCAGCGGCATCGGCCTCGCCGCGGCCAAGCGCTTCGCCGCCGAAGGCGCCGTCGTCTATCTCACCGGCCGCCGCCGGTCCGAACTGGAGGCCGCGGTCGCGGCGATCCGCGCCGCCGGCGGCACGGCGACGGGGGTGCAGGCCGACTCGTCCGATCTGGCCGATCTCGACCGGCTCTATGCCCAGATCCACAGCGAGGCGGGCCGCCTCGACGTGCTGTACGCCAACGCCGGCGGCGGCGGCATGCTGCCGCTGGGCGCCATCACCGAGGAGCAGTACGAGGACACCTTCAACCGCAATGTGAAGGGCGTGCTGTTCACCGTGCAGAAGGCGCTGCCGCTGCTCGGCCGGGGCGCGTCGGTGATCCTCGCCGGGTCCACCACCGGCAGCATGGGCACCGCGGCCTTCAGCGTCTACAGCGCCAGCAAGGCGGCGGTGCGCAACTTCGCCCGCAGCTGGATCCTCGACCTGAAGGACCGCGGCATCCGCGTCAACACCCTCAGCCCCGGTCCGATCCGGACGCCGGGTCTGGTCGAACTGGCCGGTCCGGACGCGGCGCAGCAGCAGGGCTTGGTGGATTATCTGGCGGCGCAGGTGCCGCTGGGCCGCGTCGGCGATCCCGACGAAATCGCCAAGGCCGCCGTCTTCCTGGCGTCGGACGACAGCAGCTTCGTCAATGGCGTGGAACTGTTCGCCGACGGCGGCATGGCCCAGGTCTGA
- a CDS encoding DUF2946 family protein, which produces MAPASRGRSGLAAALAAVLLLILAQVPGQAVAMLSAGLAQSFWAASMCGPDGASDRMPSAPDQPKHDLEHCLGCQLGCAPPAMLTPADVAVPPPRLSGALRALPLRTRKLRRRSVFRPNARAPPMTRPAPTK; this is translated from the coding sequence GTGGCGCCTGCGTCCCGCGGGCGATCCGGGCTGGCCGCGGCGCTGGCCGCCGTCCTTCTGCTGATCCTGGCCCAGGTGCCGGGGCAGGCGGTCGCCATGCTGTCCGCCGGTCTCGCGCAGTCCTTCTGGGCGGCGTCGATGTGCGGGCCGGACGGGGCGTCGGATCGGATGCCCTCCGCGCCCGATCAGCCCAAGCACGATCTGGAGCATTGCCTGGGCTGCCAGCTTGGCTGCGCGCCTCCGGCGATGCTGACCCCGGCGGATGTCGCCGTTCCGCCGCCGCGCCTGTCCGGGGCGTTGCGCGCGCTTCCCCTTCGGACCCGCAAGCTCCGCCGCCGGAGCGTTTTCCGCCCGAACGCCCGTGCCCCGCCGATGACGCGTCCTGCCCCGACCAAGTGA